CCAGTTTCTCGCTTGGGTGGAGCGGTAACCACTGCTTGTAAGATCATCAGTTAGCTTTAAACTTGAAATTACGTTATGtcttcaaaaacttttaattGAAAACCAACAAGATTGTATTTACAATATGTTCGTATGAACTAGGGTGCGACGTCACACAAGTTTCTGAAAACATGGAACATGATTTGGCTTCTATCAATACTACATGTGTGTTAGTGGCTAACCTTTTGGCTGGTGAACCTGCTCATGGTAACCCATATCCATCTACATCTAACATGCATAGTTTAGACTCTATAGTATGcatcaaatttatatatcaaatgttACTAATCCTTGGTTTTGATAGTCATGAAAGGAGTAGGAGGTATCGGCCTGGGTGCAGCGCAAGCTCTCTACTTTGCGAGTTGTTATGTGGTTGGAGGTATGCGCGATATGGGCCTAAACGCTGTTGTAGGGATCAACGGCTGGCTACCTGCCTGGACGTAAATATTTCTACTTACacattattccattttttttatatttcttgaaACTAAGTTAAATACCATTTAAACATGGAAACTTAAATCAACCTTGCAGA
The window above is part of the Brassica napus cultivar Da-Ae chromosome C3, Da-Ae, whole genome shotgun sequence genome. Proteins encoded here:
- the LOC106417055 gene encoding acyl-protein thioesterase 1 homolog 2; protein product: MANSQVCLADLKAGRCSNVAEVQREARNVRKGGELTSVDMLFVDENFKERFACVLPAFSFYQRNAVNKIKWICPTAPTRPVSRLGGAVTTAWCDVTQVSENMEHDLASINTTCVLVANLLAGEPAHVMKGVGGIGLGAAQALYFASCYVVGGMRDMGLNAVVGINGWLPAWT